A region of Nocardioides sp. JS614 DNA encodes the following proteins:
- a CDS encoding SDR family NAD(P)-dependent oxidoreductase: MHERLDGRGVVVTGAGRGIGRALARRLAAEGARVVVNDLDPASAEAVAAEVGGVAVPGDASSADGVAALVERATEALGRIDVYCANAGIDGAGGLGGVDSLQTSDEHWQRILEVNVLAHVRAARLLVPRWLESGGGRFVVTASAAGLLTMIGSAPYSVTKHAAVGFAEWLSVTYGHRGIVVQAICPQGVRTQMLEDAGPLQELLSHDVALEPEQVADAWVASLEDDRFLVLPHPEVAGYYAARAADTDRWLAGMRRLQHKVDEALDRSGRPA; the protein is encoded by the coding sequence ATGCACGAGCGACTGGACGGCCGCGGCGTGGTCGTCACCGGCGCCGGCCGCGGCATCGGCCGCGCACTCGCGCGCCGGCTCGCCGCCGAGGGCGCCCGCGTCGTCGTCAACGACCTCGACCCGGCGAGCGCCGAGGCCGTCGCCGCGGAGGTCGGGGGCGTCGCGGTGCCCGGCGACGCCTCGTCCGCCGACGGCGTCGCGGCGCTGGTCGAGCGCGCCACGGAGGCGCTCGGTCGCATCGACGTCTACTGCGCCAACGCCGGCATCGACGGCGCCGGCGGCCTGGGTGGGGTCGACAGCCTGCAGACCTCCGACGAGCACTGGCAGCGGATCCTCGAGGTCAACGTGCTGGCGCACGTGCGCGCCGCCCGGCTGCTGGTCCCGCGCTGGCTGGAGTCCGGCGGCGGCCGGTTCGTGGTCACGGCCTCCGCGGCGGGACTACTGACGATGATCGGCAGCGCGCCGTACTCCGTCACCAAGCACGCCGCTGTGGGCTTCGCGGAGTGGCTCTCGGTGACCTACGGCCACCGCGGGATCGTCGTGCAGGCGATCTGCCCGCAGGGGGTGCGCACGCAGATGCTGGAGGACGCCGGACCGCTGCAGGAGCTGCTCTCCCACGACGTCGCGCTCGAGCCCGAGCAGGTGGCCGACGCGTGGGTCGCCTCGCTCGAGGACGATCGGTTCCTGGTGCTCCCCCATCCGGAGGTCGCCGGCTACTACGCCGCCCGTGCCGCCGACACCGACCGGTGGCTGGCCGGCATGCGCCGCCTCCAGCACAAGGTCGACGAGGCACTCGACCGGAGCGGACGGCCGGCGTGA
- a CDS encoding dolichyl-phosphate-mannose--protein mannosyltransferase produces the protein MTTGAPPSAWERARGRARLEDPFIGWAATIAVALLALFLRLWKLGKPHVFEFDETYYAKDAWSLLNFGFEHDTTEKANDLILRGQTLSGVFKDTPEMIVHPEVGKWLIAAGIKVFGMDPFGWRVAAAVVGSLMVLVMVRLARRLTGSTFLGVLAGLLLCFDGLQFVLSRLALLDIFVAFFLLCGVHCVVADRDWHRARLARLVPAPIDSSRSWGPVRGLLFRPWLLLGGIAWGLAVGTKWEAVYPLAAFGLLVWLWSAGARRSFGVRWPILRSAVVDGVPAFVHLVLVAFVVYVASWTGWLINAHQYEEHLSATQYTHFDGGQDWPTRTEADASGLGEVTQSLRSLWYYHQDVYTFHTEFLNDSTHTYASKPSGWLLLNRPVGVAADVDIQPGTQGCHAPADSDCLRQVLLLGTPVLWWAGCLALIYAVVMWAGSRDWRFGVVVVGAASTWLPWLQYDDRPIFSFYAVITLPFLVLALVLAIGRMIGPGTGAAGRRTAGVIAAGTFFVLVLLNFAWFWPIYTDQLLTHSEWLDRIWFSRWI, from the coding sequence GTGACGACCGGCGCCCCTCCCTCCGCCTGGGAGCGCGCCCGGGGCCGGGCCCGGCTCGAGGACCCGTTCATCGGCTGGGCGGCGACCATCGCGGTCGCGCTGCTCGCCCTGTTCCTGCGGCTCTGGAAGCTCGGCAAGCCGCACGTCTTCGAGTTCGACGAGACCTACTACGCCAAGGACGCCTGGTCGCTGCTCAACTTCGGCTTCGAGCACGACACCACGGAGAAGGCCAACGACCTGATCCTCCGCGGCCAGACGCTCTCCGGCGTGTTCAAGGACACCCCGGAGATGATCGTGCACCCGGAGGTCGGCAAGTGGTTGATCGCCGCGGGCATCAAGGTCTTCGGGATGGACCCGTTCGGCTGGCGGGTCGCGGCCGCGGTCGTCGGCTCCCTGATGGTGCTGGTGATGGTCCGGCTCGCCCGGCGGCTCACCGGCTCGACGTTCCTCGGCGTCCTGGCCGGGCTGCTGCTGTGCTTCGACGGCCTGCAGTTCGTGCTCTCCCGCCTCGCCCTGCTCGACATCTTCGTGGCGTTCTTCCTGCTCTGCGGCGTGCACTGCGTGGTCGCCGACCGAGACTGGCACCGGGCGCGTCTCGCTCGCCTGGTCCCCGCACCCATCGACAGCTCCCGGTCGTGGGGACCCGTGCGCGGACTGCTGTTCCGGCCCTGGCTGCTGCTCGGCGGAATCGCCTGGGGCCTGGCGGTCGGCACCAAGTGGGAGGCCGTCTACCCGCTCGCGGCGTTCGGGCTGCTCGTCTGGCTGTGGTCGGCCGGCGCCCGCCGCTCCTTCGGCGTGCGATGGCCGATCCTGCGCTCCGCGGTCGTCGACGGCGTCCCGGCGTTCGTGCACCTCGTGCTGGTCGCGTTCGTCGTGTACGTCGCCAGCTGGACCGGCTGGCTGATCAACGCCCACCAGTACGAGGAGCACCTGTCCGCGACGCAGTACACGCACTTCGACGGCGGCCAGGACTGGCCGACCCGCACCGAGGCCGACGCGTCCGGGCTGGGCGAGGTGACCCAGTCGCTGCGGTCGCTCTGGTACTACCACCAGGACGTGTACACGTTCCACACCGAGTTCCTCAACGACAGCACCCACACCTACGCCTCGAAGCCCTCGGGCTGGCTGCTGCTCAACCGGCCGGTCGGCGTGGCCGCCGACGTCGACATCCAGCCGGGCACCCAGGGCTGCCACGCCCCGGCGGACAGCGACTGCCTGCGCCAGGTGCTGCTGCTCGGCACGCCCGTGCTGTGGTGGGCGGGCTGCCTCGCGCTGATCTACGCCGTCGTCATGTGGGCCGGCTCGAGGGACTGGCGCTTCGGCGTCGTGGTCGTCGGCGCCGCCTCGACCTGGCTGCCCTGGTTGCAGTACGACGACCGGCCGATCTTCTCCTTCTACGCCGTGATCACGCTGCCGTTCCTGGTGCTCGCGCTGGTCCTCGCGATCGGCCGCATGATCGGCCCGGGCACCGGCGCCGCGGGCCGGCGCACCGCCGGCGTGATCGCCGCGGGCACGTTCTTCGTGCTGGTGCTGCTGAACTTCGCGTGGTTCTGGCCGATCTACACCGACCAGCTGCTCACCCACTCCGAGTGGCTGGACCGGATCTGGTTCTCCCGCTGGATCTGA
- a CDS encoding acyl-CoA dehydrogenase family protein, whose protein sequence is MDFGHDDKTAELIARLETFMAERIVPSAPLFHEQLGQLEDRWAWTETPVLKELQAEARGLGLWNLFLPHEHADSPGLTNLQYAPLAEITGRLGHLAPATLNCAAPDTGNMEVLSLFGTAEQKERWLQPLLAGDIRSAFAMTEPDVASSDATNIETRIERDGDEYVINGRKWWITGAMNPHAEIFIVMGKTDPSASRHRQQSMVLVPRDTPGVVVKRGMEVFGYDDHEHGGHAELEFHDVRVPVTNLIGEEGAGFAIAQARLGPGRIHHCMRAIGVAEAAIELMSRRASSRVAFGRPLADQGVVRGWIAESRVRVEQLRLLVLKTAWLMDTIGNRGAHTEIQAIKIATPETVQWILDKAIQVHGGGGLSQDFPLAYAYAQVRTLRFADGPDEVHKSSLAKAEIARWKD, encoded by the coding sequence ATGGACTTCGGACACGACGACAAGACCGCCGAGCTGATCGCGAGGCTCGAGACGTTCATGGCGGAGCGGATCGTGCCGTCCGCGCCGCTCTTCCACGAGCAGCTCGGACAGCTCGAGGACCGCTGGGCCTGGACGGAGACGCCGGTGCTCAAGGAGCTGCAGGCCGAGGCCCGCGGCCTCGGGCTGTGGAACCTCTTCCTGCCCCACGAGCACGCCGACTCCCCGGGGCTGACCAACCTGCAGTACGCACCGCTCGCCGAGATCACCGGCCGCCTGGGCCACCTGGCGCCGGCCACGCTCAACTGCGCGGCGCCCGACACCGGCAACATGGAGGTGCTCTCGCTGTTCGGCACGGCGGAGCAGAAGGAGCGCTGGCTCCAGCCGCTGCTGGCCGGCGACATCCGCTCGGCGTTCGCGATGACCGAGCCGGACGTCGCGTCGTCGGACGCGACCAACATCGAGACCCGGATCGAGCGCGACGGCGACGAGTACGTCATCAACGGCCGCAAGTGGTGGATCACCGGCGCGATGAACCCGCACGCCGAGATCTTCATCGTGATGGGCAAGACCGACCCGTCCGCGTCCCGGCACCGCCAGCAGAGCATGGTCCTGGTGCCGCGGGACACCCCGGGCGTGGTGGTGAAGCGGGGCATGGAGGTGTTCGGGTACGACGACCACGAGCACGGCGGCCACGCCGAGCTGGAGTTCCACGACGTCCGCGTGCCGGTCACCAACCTCATCGGCGAGGAGGGTGCCGGGTTCGCGATCGCGCAGGCGCGACTCGGCCCCGGACGCATCCACCACTGCATGCGCGCCATCGGGGTCGCCGAGGCCGCGATCGAGCTGATGAGCCGGCGCGCGTCGTCGCGGGTCGCGTTCGGCCGCCCGCTGGCCGACCAGGGCGTGGTGCGCGGGTGGATCGCCGAGTCTCGGGTCCGCGTCGAGCAGCTGCGGCTGCTGGTGCTCAAGACCGCGTGGCTGATGGACACCATCGGCAACCGTGGCGCCCACACCGAGATCCAGGCGATCAAGATCGCCACCCCCGAGACCGTCCAGTGGATCCTCGACAAGGCGATCCAGGTGCACGGCGGCGGCGGGCTGTCCCAGGACTTCCCGCTCGCCTACGCGTACGCCCAGGTCCGCACGCTGCGCTTCGCCGACGGGCCCGACGAGGTGCACAAGAGCTCACTGGCCAAGGCCGAGATCGCCCGCTGGAAGGACTGA
- a CDS encoding phosphotransferase family protein codes for MSDLQTHGLPGLDLVAFRRWYDEQRPGEIAGELRARVIAGGRSNLTYEVTDGDSWWIVRRPPLGHVQATAHDMGREYTAMSALADTAVPVPTTYAHCPDPEVLGAPFYVMERVAGTAYRSVAQLAPLGPERTATIAGRMIVVLATLHAVEPASVGLAEFGRPEGFLERQVRRWGQQLAGSKTTDRPDADELHRRLAARVPEDDDDWVGIVHGDYRLDNLLVCTDDRIKAVVDWEMATLGDARTDLALLLVYDRLAELPAAGLVSDVSTAPGYPTGEEHLARYAAARGRDLGDLRSGMRFHLGLAYFKLAVILEGIHYRFLQGATVGDGFDQIGTGFDPLITAGLSALGED; via the coding sequence GTGAGCGACCTGCAGACCCACGGCCTCCCCGGTCTCGACCTGGTCGCCTTCCGCCGGTGGTATGACGAGCAGCGACCCGGCGAGATCGCCGGCGAGCTGCGCGCCCGGGTGATCGCCGGCGGCCGCTCGAACCTCACCTACGAGGTCACCGACGGCGACTCCTGGTGGATCGTGCGGCGGCCGCCGCTCGGGCACGTCCAGGCGACCGCCCACGACATGGGCCGCGAGTACACCGCGATGAGCGCGCTGGCGGACACGGCCGTGCCGGTCCCGACCACCTACGCGCACTGCCCCGACCCCGAGGTCCTCGGCGCCCCGTTCTACGTGATGGAGCGGGTCGCGGGCACGGCGTACCGCTCGGTCGCGCAGCTCGCGCCGCTCGGCCCGGAGCGCACCGCCACCATCGCCGGCCGGATGATCGTGGTGCTGGCCACCCTGCACGCGGTCGAACCCGCGTCGGTCGGGCTCGCGGAGTTCGGCCGGCCCGAGGGTTTCCTCGAGCGGCAGGTCCGGCGGTGGGGCCAGCAGCTCGCGGGGTCCAAGACGACCGATCGCCCGGACGCCGACGAGCTGCACCGCCGCCTCGCCGCACGAGTGCCCGAGGACGACGACGACTGGGTCGGGATCGTGCACGGCGACTACCGCCTCGACAACCTGCTCGTCTGCACCGACGACCGCATCAAGGCGGTCGTGGACTGGGAGATGGCCACCCTCGGCGACGCCCGCACCGACCTCGCACTGCTGCTGGTCTACGACCGGCTGGCCGAGCTGCCGGCGGCCGGGCTGGTGTCCGACGTGAGCACGGCGCCCGGCTACCCGACCGGTGAGGAGCACCTCGCGCGGTACGCCGCAGCGCGCGGCCGCGATCTCGGCGACCTGAGATCCGGCATGAGGTTCCACCTCGGGCTGGCCTACTTCAAGCTCGCGGTGATCCTCGAGGGCATCCACTACCGCTTCCTGCAAGGAGCCACGGTCGGCGACGGCTTCGACCAGATCGGCACCGGCTTCGACCCCCTGATCACAGCAGGGCTTTCTGCCCTCGGAGAGGACTGA
- a CDS encoding TetR/AcrR family transcriptional regulator: MSASSPVPDARTRLAAAAVDAFAVRGFHGTTTRDISTSAGMSPAALYVHHRSKEELLFELARVGHLRVLELVRASVAPLSDPVAQLGQLVEDFVRDHAEAHTGARVINYELAALSPEHHAEVLAIRHEIDLVLRDVLDRGVAAGVFTTPDPRMTALAILSLGIDVARWYRDEGRWAPDEVAAHYRLLALRMVGAESPRP; the protein is encoded by the coding sequence ATGAGCGCGTCCAGCCCCGTTCCCGATGCCCGGACCCGGCTCGCGGCCGCCGCCGTGGACGCGTTCGCCGTGCGCGGCTTCCACGGGACGACCACGCGCGACATCTCGACCAGCGCCGGGATGAGCCCGGCCGCGCTCTACGTCCACCACCGCTCCAAGGAGGAGCTGCTCTTCGAGCTCGCGCGCGTGGGGCACCTGCGAGTGCTGGAGCTGGTGCGCGCGTCGGTGGCGCCGCTGTCCGACCCCGTGGCCCAGCTCGGTCAGCTGGTCGAGGACTTCGTGCGCGACCACGCCGAGGCGCACACCGGGGCGCGGGTGATCAACTACGAGCTCGCCGCGCTCAGTCCCGAGCACCATGCCGAGGTCCTCGCGATCCGCCACGAGATCGACCTGGTGCTGCGTGACGTGCTCGACCGTGGCGTCGCCGCTGGCGTCTTCACCACGCCCGACCCCCGGATGACGGCCCTCGCCATCTTGTCCCTGGGCATCGACGTCGCCCGCTGGTACCGCGACGAGGGGCGCTGGGCCCCCGACGAGGTCGCCGCCCACTACCGCCTGCTCGCCCTCCGGATGGTCGGCGCCGAGTCGCCGCGTCCCTGA
- a CDS encoding SDR family oxidoreductase, with protein MQGLAGKVAIVTGASRGIGLGIAQRLVDEGAKVCVTARKQEALDAAVESLGGAEHAIAVAGKADDPAHREDAVRRTIETFGSLDLLVNNAGINPVLAHLVDIDLDAARKIVEVNALGALAWVQSAHRAWMAEHGGAVVNISSVSGVRPAPGIAMYGASKAMMISLTESLAVELGPSVRVNAVAPAIVKTQFAGPLFEGREDEVAASYPLQRLGVPEDIAGAVAFLLSDDASWVTGQTITLDGGVTLTGGL; from the coding sequence GTGCAAGGACTCGCCGGCAAGGTCGCGATCGTGACCGGGGCCAGCCGCGGCATCGGGCTGGGCATCGCTCAGCGCCTCGTGGACGAGGGCGCCAAGGTGTGTGTGACGGCGCGCAAGCAGGAGGCGCTCGACGCGGCCGTCGAGAGCCTGGGCGGCGCGGAGCACGCGATCGCCGTGGCCGGCAAGGCCGACGACCCAGCGCACCGCGAGGACGCCGTACGCCGCACCATCGAGACGTTCGGCAGCCTCGACCTGCTGGTCAACAACGCCGGCATCAACCCGGTGCTCGCCCACCTCGTCGACATCGACCTCGACGCCGCCCGCAAGATCGTCGAGGTCAACGCGCTCGGTGCGCTCGCCTGGGTGCAGTCGGCCCACCGCGCCTGGATGGCCGAGCACGGCGGCGCCGTCGTCAACATCTCGTCCGTGTCCGGGGTCCGCCCGGCGCCGGGCATCGCGATGTACGGCGCGTCCAAGGCGATGATGATCAGCCTCACCGAGTCGCTCGCGGTCGAGCTCGGCCCGTCGGTCCGCGTCAACGCGGTCGCCCCGGCGATCGTGAAGACCCAGTTCGCGGGCCCGCTCTTCGAGGGCCGGGAGGACGAGGTCGCGGCGAGCTACCCGCTCCAGCGGCTCGGCGTGCCCGAGGACATCGCGGGGGCGGTGGCGTTCCTGCTCTCCGACGACGCGTCCTGGGTCACCGGGCAGACGATCACCCTCGACGGCGGCGTGACCCTCACCGGCGGGCTGTGA